A DNA window from Hydra vulgaris chromosome 13, alternate assembly HydraT2T_AEP contains the following coding sequences:
- the LOC124815535 gene encoding uncharacterized protein LOC124815535 isoform X2 codes for MLSSSVQNEEVHIHINLTTNCICYLQNVTLYLQPDKLLIFKRFSWDNSSLNESFVEIDGKFIFVNVPKLSKDSPAWFSSIFVYGKNLNCRVNASMEGHSKWSCCYGDAVFKVNQLNFNVPIIERFKTPVVKMNPISSYSGPNQTFFQTEKYYFVCTNMQKRQPSPCYQREISTGIITFFSIQFLDVIGYDSSTEVIYGRTYRNNVIEMNLNNRKPLIMTKERCFKTKACQSFFS; via the exons tgaaGAAGTACATATTCACATAAACTTAACAACAAACTGTATATGTTATCTCCAGAATGTCACTCTTTATCTACAACCAGataaacttttgatatttaaaagattttcatgGGATAATTCAAGCTTAAATGAGTCATTTGTGGAAATAGATGGAAAGTTCATTTTTGTTAAt gtCCCCAAACTTTCTAAAGATTCACCTGCATGGTTTTCGTCTATCTTTGTTTATGGAAAAAATCTGAATTGTAGGGTTAATGCATCTATGGAAGGTCATTCAAAATGGAGTTGTTGTTATGGAGACGCAGTATTTAAAGTTAATCAACTGAATTTCAATGTGCCTATAATAGAAAGATTTAAAACACCAG TAGTCAAAATGAATCCAATATCGTCATATAGCGGACCAAACCAAACATTTTTTCAGactgaaaaatattattttgtgtgCACAAACATGCAGAAAAG aCAACCAAGTCCTTGCTATCAACGTGAAATATCCACAGGAATAATTACgt ttttttcaattcaatttttgGATGTAATCGGATATGATTCTAGCACCGAAGTTATATATGGACGTACATACAGAAATAATGTTATTGAGATGAACCTAAATAACAGGAAACCTTTAATTATGACCAAAGAAAGATGTTTCAAAACAAAAGCATGCCAgtcattttttagttaa